A window of the Halichoerus grypus chromosome 2, mHalGry1.hap1.1, whole genome shotgun sequence genome harbors these coding sequences:
- the GRN gene encoding progranulin: MWTLVSWVALVAGLVAGTQCPDGQFCPVACCLDPGGASYSCCSPVPGQWPTVLSRQLGSPCQVDAHCSPGYSCLVTISGTSSCCPFPEAVSCADGRHCCPRGYHCRADGRSCFQRSDTNPLGAIQCPDSQFECPNSSTCCTMLDGSWGCCPMPQASCCEDKVHCCPHGTSCDLAHARCLTATGTHPLAKKVPAQRSNGAVVLCPDGRSQCPDGSTCCELPSGKYGCCPMPNATCCSDHLHCCPQDTVCDLVQSKCLSQENTTDLLTKLPAHTVQEVKCDMEVSCPDGYTCCRLQSGAWGCCPFAQAVCCEDHVHCCPAGFKCDTAKGTCEQKAHHEPWMVRALARLRLLNPQAMENDVPCDNTTSCPSSNTCCRLASGEWGCCPAPEAVCCSDHEHCCPHGYTCLAEGHCQRGGETVTGLEKTPARRASPSRRRDIGCDQHTSCPVGQTCCPSLSGGWACCQLPHAVCCEDRQHCCPAGYTCNVKARTCEKEADSAHLAARLARGPRVGVGNVECGAGHFCHDNQTCCRDSRGGWACCPYSQGICCADQRHCCPAGFRCGLKSTKCLRKESLRWDMPLRDPAPRQLL, translated from the exons ATGTGGACCCTGGTGAGCTGGGTGGCCTTGGTGGCAGGGCTGGTGGCTGGAACACAGTGCCCAGATGGTCAGTTCTGCCCAGTGGCCTGCTGCCTGGACCCAGGGGGAGCCAGCTACAGCTGCTGCAGTCCCGTTCCG GGCCAGTGGCCCACAGTGCTGAGCAGGCAGCTGGGCAGCCCCTGCCAGGTAGATGCCCACTGCTCTCCTGGCTACTCCTGCCTCGTCACCATCTCGGGGACCTCCAGCTGCTGCCCGTTCCCAGAG GCCGTGTCGTGCGCCGATGGCCGCCACTGCTGCCCGCGGGGCTATCACTGCAGGGCTGACGGGCGGTCCTGCTTCCAAAGATCAG ATACCAACCCCTTGGGTGCCATCCAGTGCCCTGACAGCCAGTTCGAATGCCCCAACTCCTCCACGTGCTGCACTATGCTAGATGGCTCCTGGGGGTGCTGCCCCATGCCCCAG GCTTCTTGCTGCGAAGACAAGGTACACTGCTGCCCCCATGGGACCTCCTGCGACCTGGCTCATGCCCGCTGCCTCACGGCCACGGGCACCCACCCCCTGGCGAAGAAGGTCCCCGCACAGAGGAGTAACGGGGCAG TGGTCCTGTGCCCCGATGGGCGGTCCCAGTGCCCTGATGGTTCTACCTGCTGCGAGCTGCCTAGTGGGAAGTATGGCTGCTGCCCAATGCCTAAT gCCACCTGCTGCTCGGACCACCTGCACTGTTGCCCCCAGGACACTGTGTGCGACCTAGTCCAGAGTAAGTGCCTCTCCCAGGAGAACACTACGGACCTCCTCACCAAGCTGCCAGCACACACAG TGCAGGAGGTGAAATGTGACATGGAGGTGAGCTGCCCGGACGGCTACACCTGCTGCCGCCTACAGTCGGGGGCCTGGGGCTGCTGCCCTTTTGCCCAG GCTGTGTGCTGTGAGGACCACGTACACTGCTGCCCAGCTGGGTTTAAATGTGACACAGCGAAGGGTACCTGTGAACAGAAGGCCCACCACGAGCCCTGGATGGTGCGGGCTCTAGCCCGCCTTCGCCTGCTGAACCCCCAGGCCATGGAGAACGATGTCCCCTGTGATAACACCACTAGCTGTCCCTCCTCCAATACCTGCTGTCGACTCGCGTCCGGGGAGTGGGGCTGCTGTCCTGCCCCAGAG GCTGTCTGCTGCTCAGACCATGAGCACTGCTGTCCCCATGGCTACACGTGCTTGGCCGAAGGGCATTGTCAGAGGGGGGGCGAGACGGTGACTGGACTGGAGAAGACACCTGCCCGCCGGGCTTCCCCGTCTCGCCGCAGAGACATAGGCTGTGACCAGCACACCAGCTGCCCCGTGGGGCAGACCTGCTGCCCCAGCCTGAGTGGGGGCTGGGCCTGCTGCCAGTTGCCTCAT GCTGTGTGCTGTGAGGACCGCCAGCACTGCTGTCCGGCTGGGTACACGTGCAACGTGAAGGCTCGAACCTGCGAGAAGGAGGCTGACTCGGCCCACCTGGCTGCCCGCCTGGCCCGTGGCCCTCGCGTGGGTGTGGGGAATGTGGAGTGTGGGGCAGGGCACTTTTGCCACGATAACCAGACCTGCTGCCGCGATAGCCGAGGGGGCTGGGCCTGCTGTCCCTACTCCCAG GGCATCTGTTGTGCCGATCAGCGTCACTGCTGCCCCGCTGGCTTCCGATGCGGGCTCAAGAGCACCAAGTGTCTGCGGAAGGAGAGCCTGCGCTGGGACATGCCGCTGAGGGACCCAGCCCCGAGACAGCTGCTGTGA